In Quercus robur chromosome 11, dhQueRobu3.1, whole genome shotgun sequence, the following proteins share a genomic window:
- the LOC126706265 gene encoding uncharacterized protein LOC126706265 — MATRTNVNGEHRPPPPRPRPQPQPQPHPQPHQQPPSSRSNSHHSHYYPTASSSSSPSSSSASFKGCCCCLFLLFSFLALLILAVVLVIILAVKPKKPSFDLQQVGVQYMGITTPTSNSATATDPNNPTTSASLSLSIRMLFTAVNPNKVGIKYGESKFTVMYRGIPLGEASVPGFYQEAHSVRQVQATIAVDRINLQQADAADLVRDASLNDRVELRVLGDVGAKIRVLNFDSPGVQVSVDCAIVISPRKQSLTYKQCGFDGLSV; from the exons ATGGCAACGAGGACTAATGTGAACGGTGAGCACAGACCACCACCACCACGCCCACGcccacagccacagccacagccacatCCACAACCACATCAACAACCACCATCATCGCGGTCTAACTCTCACCACTCCCACTACTACCCAACGGCGTCGTCTTCTTCATCTCCATCTTCCTCCTCAGCTTCCTTCAAAGGCTGTTGCTGTTgcctcttcctcctcttctcTTTCCTAGCTCTCCTAATCCTAGCCGTCGTTCTAGTCATCATCCTAGCCGTCAAACCCAAGAAACCCTCTTTCGATCTCCAACAAGTCGGTGTCCAGTACATGGGCATAACCACACCCACTTCCAACTCCGCCACTGCCACCGATCCCAACAACCCGACAACCTCGGCCTCCTTGTCCTTAAGCATAAGGATGTTGTTCACCGCGGTGAACCCCAACAAGGTCGGGATCAAGTACGGCGAGTCCAAGTTCACTGTCATGTACCGCGGAATCCCATTGGGTGAAGCCTCGGTCCCTGGGTTTTACCAAGAGGCCCACAGCGTCAGACAGGTGCAGGCCACCATCGCCGTTGATCGAATCAACTTGCAGCAAGCTGACGCTGCCGATTTGGTTCGTGACGCTTCCTTAAACGACCGCGTTGAACTCAGGGTCCTCGGTGATGTCGGTGCTAAGATCCGTGTCTTGAACTTCGACTCTCCTGGCGTTCAG GTATCAGTGGACTGTGCAATAGTAATAAGTCCGAGGAAGCAATCTCTCACCTACAAGCAGTGCGGTTTTGATGGATTGAGTGTATGA